From Streptomyces sp. Edi4, one genomic window encodes:
- a CDS encoding inositol-3-phosphate synthase: MGSVRVAIVGVGNCAASLVQGVEYYKDADPAAKVPGLMHVQFGDYHVGDVEFVAAFDVDAKKVGLDLSDAIGASENNTIKICDVPNKGVTVQRGHTLDGLGKYYRMTIEESPEAPVDIVQVLKDKQVDVLVCYLPVGSEDAAKFYAQCAIDAKVAFVNALPVFIAGTKEWADKFTEAGVPIVGDDIKSQVGATITHRVMAKLFEDRGVRLERTMQLNVGGNMDFKNMLERDRLESKKISKTQAVTSQIPDRDLGEKNVHIGPSDYVAWLDDRKWAYVRLEGRAFGDVPLNLEYKLEVWDSPNSAGVIIDALRAAKIAKDRGIGGPILSASSYFMKSPPVQYFDDEAYANVEKFIKGEVER; this comes from the coding sequence ATGGGTTCGGTTCGCGTAGCCATCGTCGGCGTGGGCAACTGCGCCGCCTCGCTGGTGCAGGGCGTCGAGTACTACAAGGACGCCGATCCGGCCGCCAAGGTCCCGGGTCTGATGCACGTCCAGTTCGGCGACTACCACGTCGGTGACGTGGAGTTCGTCGCCGCGTTCGACGTCGACGCCAAGAAGGTCGGCCTCGACCTGTCGGACGCCATCGGCGCCAGCGAGAACAACACCATCAAGATCTGCGACGTCCCGAACAAGGGCGTCACGGTCCAGCGCGGCCACACCCTGGACGGTCTCGGCAAGTACTACCGCATGACCATCGAGGAGTCCCCCGAGGCTCCGGTGGACATCGTCCAGGTCCTCAAGGACAAGCAGGTCGACGTTCTGGTCTGCTACCTGCCGGTCGGTTCCGAGGACGCCGCGAAGTTCTACGCGCAGTGCGCCATCGACGCCAAGGTCGCGTTCGTCAACGCTCTCCCCGTCTTCATCGCCGGCACCAAGGAGTGGGCGGACAAGTTCACCGAGGCGGGCGTCCCGATCGTCGGCGACGACATCAAGTCGCAGGTCGGCGCCACCATCACGCACCGCGTGATGGCCAAGCTGTTCGAGGACCGCGGTGTCCGTCTTGAGCGCACCATGCAGCTCAACGTCGGCGGCAACATGGACTTCAAGAACATGCTGGAGCGCGACCGCCTCGAGTCGAAGAAGATCTCGAAGACGCAGGCCGTCACCTCGCAGATCCCCGACCGCGACCTGGGCGAGAAGAACGTCCACATCGGTCCCTCGGACTACGTGGCCTGGCTGGACGACCGCAAGTGGGCGTACGTGCGCCTCGAGGGCCGCGCCTTCGGCGACGTCCCGCTGAACCTGGAGTACAAGCTCGAGGTCTGGGACTCCCCGAACTCCGCGGGTGTCATCATCGACGCTCTGCGCGCCGCGAAGATCGCCAAGGACCGCGGCATCGGTGGCCCGATCCTCTCGGCGTCGAGCTACTTCATGAAGTCCCCGCCGGTCCAGTACTTCGACGACGAGGCCTACGCCAACGTCGAGAAGTTCATCAAGGGTGAGGTCGAGCGCTAG
- a CDS encoding MFS transporter, with protein sequence MPVVRDLRVLLRLKHFRHLLAVRLLSQAADGVYQVALATYVVFSPEKQASPGAIASAMAVLLLPYSLVGPFAGVLLDRWRRRQVFLYGNLLRTGLAACTALLVLGSAPDWLFYASALAVTAVNRFVLAGLSASLPRVVDAERLVMANSLSPTAGTLAATVGGGLAFALRLVIDADAATVLLGAALYLGASLASLRLPAGLLGPDPTTVRPGLAAVLRSTACGLADGVRHLNERRTAARVLTAMTLMRFCYGALTVMLLMLCRYAWAGDAGDDSGTGGLALLGLAVAISGAGFFVAAVITPWAVARLGQYGWIVVCAGAAAVLEPALGLPFAPAPMLVGAFVLGLVTQGAKITTDTVIQTTVDDAFRGRIFSLYDVLFNMAFVGAAAVAAVMLPADGRSSTLVITVSLIYATVAASMTRFSRT encoded by the coding sequence ATGCCCGTCGTACGTGACCTCCGCGTGCTCCTGCGCCTGAAGCACTTCCGGCACCTGCTGGCGGTACGGCTGCTGTCCCAGGCCGCGGACGGTGTCTACCAGGTCGCTCTCGCCACGTACGTCGTCTTCTCCCCCGAGAAGCAGGCCTCACCCGGCGCGATCGCCTCGGCCATGGCCGTACTGCTCCTTCCGTACTCCCTCGTCGGCCCCTTCGCGGGAGTACTGCTCGACCGCTGGCGACGCCGGCAGGTCTTCCTGTACGGCAATCTGCTGCGCACCGGGCTCGCGGCCTGCACGGCGCTGCTCGTGCTCGGCTCCGCACCCGACTGGCTCTTCTATGCCTCCGCCCTCGCCGTGACAGCCGTCAATCGCTTCGTCCTCGCGGGGCTCTCGGCTTCCCTGCCCCGCGTCGTCGACGCCGAGCGGCTTGTCATGGCCAACTCCCTCTCCCCGACCGCCGGAACGCTGGCAGCCACCGTGGGCGGCGGCCTCGCCTTCGCGTTACGCCTCGTCATCGACGCCGACGCCGCGACCGTCCTTCTGGGCGCCGCCCTCTACTTGGGTGCGTCCCTGGCCTCCCTGCGTCTGCCGGCCGGACTGCTCGGGCCCGACCCCACGACCGTGCGGCCCGGCCTGGCAGCCGTACTCCGTTCCACGGCATGCGGACTGGCCGACGGCGTACGGCACTTGAACGAGCGCAGGACCGCGGCCCGCGTCCTCACCGCGATGACGCTGATGCGCTTCTGCTACGGCGCGCTGACCGTCATGCTCCTGATGCTGTGCCGCTACGCCTGGGCCGGAGACGCGGGCGATGACAGCGGGACCGGTGGGCTCGCCCTGCTGGGACTCGCCGTGGCCATCTCGGGCGCGGGCTTCTTCGTAGCGGCCGTCATCACGCCCTGGGCAGTGGCCCGGCTCGGCCAGTACGGCTGGATCGTGGTGTGTGCCGGCGCCGCCGCGGTGCTCGAGCCTGCGCTCGGCCTGCCCTTCGCCCCGGCCCCCATGCTGGTCGGGGCCTTCGTCCTGGGTCTCGTCACTCAGGGAGCGAAGATCACCACGGATACAGTGATCCAGACGACGGTGGACGACGCGTTCCGGGGCCGGATCTTCTCCCTCTACGACGTCCTCTTCAATATGGCGTTCGTCGGGGCTGCGGCCGTCGCGGCCGTGATGCTGCCCGCCGATGGGCGTTCGTCCACCCTCGTCATCACGGTGTCCCTCATCTATGCGACGGTCGCGGCATCCATGACCCGCTTCTCGCGCACGTGA
- a CDS encoding CCA tRNA nucleotidyltransferase, protein MPNANEDNPSALSQVQRRAVSELLRVSPVADDLAVRFQEAGFSLALVGGSVRDALLGRLGNDLDFTTDARPEDVLKIVRPWADAVWEVGIAFGTVGCQKDGYLIEVTTYRSEAYDRTSRKPEVSYGDSIEEDLVRRDFTVNAMAVALPQKEFVDPYGGLEDLAARVLRTPGTPEESFSDDPLRMMRAARFAAQLDFEVAPGVVTAMTDMSGRIEIVSAERVRDELNKLLISAHPKKGLRLLVDTGLADHVLPELPALRLESDEHHRHKDVYEHSLIVLDQAIDLEQDGPDLVLRLAALLHDIGKPRTRRFESDGRVSFHHHEVVGAKMTKKRMVALKYSNDMVKDVSKLVELHLRFHGYGTGEWTDSAVRRYVRDAGPLLDRLHKLTRSDCTTRNKRKASALSRAYDGLEERIAELQEQEELDSIRPDLDGNQIMEILGVGPGPAIGKAYKHLLELRLEHGPMEHDAAVAALKEWWSAQG, encoded by the coding sequence GTGCCGAACGCCAACGAAGACAATCCCAGTGCCCTGAGCCAGGTGCAGCGCCGCGCGGTGAGTGAACTGCTGCGGGTGTCCCCAGTCGCGGACGATCTGGCCGTCCGATTCCAGGAGGCGGGCTTCTCGCTCGCCCTGGTCGGCGGATCGGTCCGGGACGCGCTCCTCGGGCGGCTCGGCAACGACCTCGACTTCACCACCGATGCCCGCCCCGAGGACGTGCTGAAGATCGTGCGGCCCTGGGCGGACGCGGTCTGGGAGGTCGGCATCGCCTTCGGCACGGTGGGCTGCCAGAAGGACGGCTACCTCATCGAGGTGACGACCTACCGCTCCGAGGCGTACGACCGGACCTCGCGCAAGCCGGAGGTGTCCTACGGCGACTCCATCGAGGAAGACCTCGTCCGGCGCGACTTCACGGTCAACGCGATGGCGGTGGCGCTGCCGCAGAAGGAGTTCGTCGATCCGTACGGAGGCCTGGAAGACCTGGCCGCGCGGGTGCTGCGTACGCCCGGCACGCCCGAGGAGTCCTTCTCCGACGACCCGCTGCGCATGATGCGCGCCGCGCGCTTCGCCGCCCAGCTGGACTTCGAGGTGGCTCCCGGGGTCGTGACGGCGATGACGGACATGTCCGGCCGTATCGAGATCGTCTCGGCGGAGCGGGTGCGGGACGAGCTGAACAAACTGCTGATCTCGGCCCACCCGAAGAAGGGGTTGCGGCTCCTCGTCGACACCGGGCTCGCCGACCATGTGCTGCCGGAGCTGCCGGCCCTGCGGCTGGAGAGCGATGAGCACCACCGGCACAAGGACGTCTACGAGCACTCGCTGATCGTCCTGGACCAGGCGATCGACCTGGAGCAGGACGGGCCCGACCTGGTCCTGCGCCTCGCGGCGCTGCTGCACGACATCGGCAAGCCGAGGACGCGGCGGTTCGAGTCGGACGGGCGGGTCTCCTTCCACCACCACGAGGTGGTCGGCGCGAAGATGACCAAGAAGCGGATGGTCGCGCTGAAGTACTCGAACGACATGGTCAAGGACGTCTCGAAGCTCGTGGAACTGCACCTGCGCTTCCACGGCTACGGCACCGGGGAGTGGACCGACTCGGCGGTGCGCCGGTACGTCCGCGACGCGGGCCCGCTTCTCGATCGCCTGCACAAGCTGACCCGCTCGGACTGCACCACGCGGAACAAGCGCAAGGCGAGCGCACTGTCGCGAGCCTACGACGGTCTGGAAGAGCGGATCGCGGAGCTCCAGGAGCAGGAGGAGCTGGATTCCATCCGCCCCGACCTGGACGGCAACCAGATCATGGAGATCCTGGGCGTCGGGCCGGGGCCCGCCATCGGCAAGGCGTACAAGCACCTGCTGGAACTGCGCCTCGAACATGGCCCCATGGAGCACGACGCGGCCGTCGCGGCGTTGAAGGAGTGGTGGTCCGCGCAGGGTTGA
- a CDS encoding DUF6049 family protein, whose amino-acid sequence MADAADFQGTTPSPARRWLRRTAALLVAAPLFASLLSATAAPMAQAAGDASGQSVAVTLDAVAPSAPIKSDTLTISGTVTNTGKQAVTGAHVALRVGSKLSGRSAIEETASRKGFAPGIDAAELSDGPTVKFDRIDAGISQDFTLSVPVSKLSLGEDGVYPLGVSLSGRTSSHPSDRVLGIQRTFLPWQPEGSEGKKTQLTFLWPLISSSHLTAQTGSDAQQTPVFADDSLARDIGPGGRLNQMVALGKQLPVTWVIDPDLLATVDAMTRNYKIKAGDTLVNGTGQDVAKAWLSALEAAVQGEKVVALPFADPDLASLAHHGRDVPGTLGHLRVATEVAQKTIDTILHVTPSVDYSWPVDGAVDPSIVDVATSAGAHNVIARSDSLRDASLSYAPTAVRPIGGGASAVVADAGLSTAFQGDLSMADSSTLAVQDFLAQTLAITLQDTDKQRSIVVAPQRMPSVSQAQTMAASLHALDPQRWTQPLDLSAAATAKPDPLATTKVPGTGAYSDTLRRQELPVDAFQDMRSTQGTLDRFKVILTAPDRVVTPFGNAINREMSTSWRTDADAAQSYRSGVQLYLDGLANQVHLIQKSTATMSGRSATIAVTVQNKLVQGVGHLVLRIQPKSPTRLQLGEDGAAIGEQPVKVDGDRSQSVKFTAIANANGPVPVTARLYTEDGTPYGDPMEFTVQVSEITPTVMLVIAGGVLLLVLAGIRMYTHRKRSTARDEPQGDDGPGRPNGSADADPGQPSDPTPDTGPESGAAPGPGEKVDH is encoded by the coding sequence GTGGCCGACGCGGCAGATTTCCAGGGGACGACTCCCTCTCCTGCCCGCCGGTGGCTTCGCCGCACGGCGGCGCTACTCGTAGCGGCGCCGCTGTTCGCGAGCCTCCTGTCCGCAACGGCCGCGCCGATGGCGCAGGCGGCCGGGGACGCGTCCGGCCAGAGCGTGGCGGTGACCCTGGACGCGGTGGCCCCCTCGGCCCCCATCAAGAGCGACACGCTGACCATCTCCGGAACGGTCACCAACACGGGCAAGCAGGCCGTCACCGGCGCCCATGTCGCGCTACGGGTGGGATCGAAGCTCTCCGGACGCAGCGCCATCGAGGAGACGGCCTCCCGCAAGGGATTCGCGCCGGGCATCGACGCGGCGGAGCTCAGCGACGGGCCCACGGTCAAGTTCGACCGGATCGACGCCGGGATCAGCCAGGACTTCACCCTCTCGGTGCCGGTCTCCAAGCTCAGCCTCGGCGAGGACGGGGTCTACCCGCTCGGTGTCTCCCTGTCCGGCCGTACCTCGAGCCACCCGTCGGACCGCGTGCTCGGCATCCAGCGCACGTTCCTGCCGTGGCAGCCTGAGGGCAGCGAGGGCAAGAAGACCCAGCTCACGTTTCTGTGGCCGCTGATCTCCTCGTCCCACCTCACCGCCCAGACGGGTTCGGACGCCCAGCAAACCCCGGTCTTCGCCGATGACTCGCTGGCGCGGGACATCGGGCCGGGCGGCCGGCTGAACCAGATGGTCGCGCTCGGCAAGCAGCTGCCGGTGACGTGGGTCATCGATCCCGACCTGCTGGCCACCGTCGACGCGATGACCCGCAACTACAAGATCAAGGCCGGCGACACCCTCGTCAACGGCACCGGCCAAGACGTGGCCAAGGCATGGCTGAGCGCACTGGAGGCCGCAGTCCAGGGCGAGAAGGTCGTGGCGCTGCCCTTCGCCGACCCCGACCTGGCCTCGCTCGCCCACCACGGCCGGGACGTCCCTGGCACGCTGGGCCATCTGCGGGTGGCCACCGAGGTCGCCCAGAAGACCATCGACACGATCCTGCACGTGACTCCGTCGGTCGACTACTCCTGGCCCGTGGACGGCGCCGTCGACCCGTCGATCGTCGATGTCGCAACGTCCGCCGGCGCCCACAACGTGATCGCACGCAGCGACAGCCTGCGGGACGCCTCCTTGTCGTACGCGCCCACGGCGGTCAGACCGATCGGTGGCGGCGCGAGCGCCGTCGTCGCCGACGCCGGCCTCTCCACCGCCTTCCAGGGCGACCTGTCCATGGCCGACAGCTCGACCCTGGCGGTGCAGGACTTCCTCGCGCAGACCCTCGCGATCACGCTCCAGGACACGGACAAGCAGCGCAGCATCGTCGTCGCTCCTCAGCGGATGCCGTCCGTCAGCCAGGCGCAGACGATGGCCGCGTCCCTGCACGCGCTCGATCCGCAGCGCTGGACCCAGCCGCTCGACCTGTCGGCGGCGGCCACGGCCAAGCCCGACCCGCTCGCCACGACGAAGGTGCCGGGCACGGGCGCCTACTCCGACACGCTGCGTCGGCAGGAACTGCCGGTCGACGCCTTCCAGGACATGCGGAGCACCCAGGGCACCCTGGACCGCTTCAAGGTGATCCTGACCGCGCCGGACCGCGTGGTGACCCCGTTCGGCAACGCCATCAACCGGGAGATGTCGACGTCCTGGCGCACGGACGCGGACGCGGCCCAGAGCTACCGGTCCGGTGTGCAGCTCTATCTGGACGGCCTGGCCAATCAGGTCCATCTGATCCAGAAGTCGACCGCGACCATGTCGGGGCGCAGCGCGACCATCGCCGTCACCGTGCAGAACAAACTGGTGCAGGGCGTCGGCCACCTGGTGCTCAGAATCCAGCCGAAGAGCCCCACCCGACTGCAGCTGGGCGAGGACGGCGCCGCGATCGGCGAACAGCCGGTGAAGGTGGACGGCGACCGCAGCCAGTCGGTGAAGTTCACCGCCATCGCCAATGCCAACGGCCCCGTCCCGGTCACCGCCCGGCTCTACACCGAGGACGGCACCCCGTACGGTGACCCGATGGAGTTCACCGTCCAGGTCTCCGAGATCACTCCGACGGTGATGCTGGTCATCGCCGGCGGCGTTCTGCTCCTGGTGCTCGCGGGCATCAGGATGTACACCCACCGCAAGCGCTCCACGGCGCGCGATGAGCCTCAGGGCGACGACGGTCCGGGCCGTCCGAACGGTTCGGCGGACGCCGATCCCGGGCAGCCGAGTGACCCGACACCGGACACCGGTCCCGAAAGCGGGGCCGCGCCCGGCCCGGGTGAGAAAGTGGACCATTGA
- a CDS encoding transglycosylase domain-containing protein, with product MSEHRRKPPQPQGGGRAAARRAAQQPPGRRGARPSAHSPSEPYGSTSAPREEEPSYGGRAEARRAQRGGSRRRGADVAGPPRGPGRRPGRAGAAGGKPPKRRFIDYPRFGRQGWRRWVPSWKLVSACCLGCFGLLVAFIGVAYYMVAIPDVAQAAKAQNNVYYWADGSQMVATGGEVNRQIIPYEQIPKAMQYAVISAENKTFETDSGVDPQGIARALLNMAKGGQTQGGSTITQQYVKNAQLDDQSQTISRKFKELFISIKVGATTKKSEIMAGYLNTAYYGRGAYGLQAAARTYYSKDAKDLDPSQCAFLASLLKGATYFDPAGAPEIDPAATAEQNTKNATERWAWILDQEVKDKHMAAAERAKYRLFPMPDKPKKSANLSGQIGYLVSLAQASAKNSNPDINMAQGGYQIYTTFDKKKVQEMESVVQKVRDKNIDPKKRPDVDTFVQFGAASVDVKTGAIVAIYGGDDATKHFTNNADETGAQVGSTFKPFVLAAGMEYGKRDPNKPASQSDSARTPVSPDSIYSGKNKLKIKNYDGSVWKDQNGNEWLQTNDGNESYNPPSYAIDLRYAMQESVNTPYVQLGMDVGTDKVKQAAMAAGLRDSKTSMASSSVPSFSIGTSSPSAIRMAGAYATFAASGTQRDPYSVTSVKKDGKVIFQHEDQAKSAFPAAVANNVTDVLKTVVDKGTGTNAKLSGRQVAGKTGTTDGNRSAWFVGYTPQYSTAVGMYRLDDNETSKKREFLKMFGTGGQEKIHGASFPSTIWHDYMEQALGNSPALSFPAPEKIGDKVYGGGMSPSPTPVPTPSTVPSPSPSIKPSHTPSASPSPSPSASCSKWDWTCNDTGGTNQGPTTGGADGGPLPSPTPTRSKPGGPGTGGGGGGPGGGPGGWFGGTGG from the coding sequence ATGAGCGAGCACCGTCGCAAACCGCCGCAGCCCCAAGGCGGTGGACGTGCTGCGGCCCGACGCGCCGCGCAGCAGCCCCCCGGTCGCAGGGGGGCTCGGCCGTCGGCCCATTCCCCGTCGGAGCCGTACGGATCGACGTCCGCCCCTCGGGAGGAGGAGCCCTCCTACGGCGGCCGGGCCGAGGCGCGCCGCGCCCAGCGAGGCGGAAGCCGAAGGCGCGGCGCGGATGTGGCGGGTCCTCCCCGTGGCCCGGGAAGGCGGCCGGGCAGGGCGGGTGCGGCGGGTGGCAAGCCGCCCAAGAGGCGGTTCATCGACTACCCGCGCTTCGGCAGGCAGGGGTGGCGACGATGGGTGCCGTCCTGGAAGCTCGTCAGCGCCTGCTGCCTGGGCTGTTTCGGCCTGCTTGTCGCCTTCATCGGCGTGGCTTACTACATGGTGGCCATTCCGGATGTCGCCCAGGCGGCGAAGGCCCAGAACAACGTCTACTACTGGGCCGACGGGTCCCAGATGGTCGCCACCGGCGGCGAGGTCAACCGCCAGATCATCCCGTACGAGCAGATCCCCAAGGCGATGCAGTACGCCGTCATCTCGGCCGAGAACAAGACCTTCGAGACCGACAGCGGCGTCGACCCGCAGGGCATCGCCCGCGCCCTGCTGAACATGGCCAAGGGCGGCCAGACCCAGGGCGGCTCGACCATCACCCAGCAGTACGTGAAGAACGCGCAGCTCGACGACCAGTCGCAGACGATCAGCCGCAAGTTCAAAGAGCTCTTCATCTCCATCAAGGTCGGCGCGACCACGAAGAAGTCCGAGATCATGGCGGGCTATCTGAACACCGCCTACTACGGCCGGGGTGCCTACGGTCTGCAAGCGGCGGCCCGTACGTACTACAGCAAGGACGCCAAGGACCTGGACCCGAGCCAGTGCGCCTTCCTCGCCTCATTGCTCAAGGGCGCGACCTACTTCGACCCGGCCGGCGCCCCCGAGATCGATCCCGCGGCCACGGCGGAGCAGAACACCAAGAACGCCACCGAGCGCTGGGCCTGGATCCTCGACCAGGAGGTCAAGGACAAGCACATGGCCGCCGCCGAGCGCGCCAAGTACCGCCTGTTCCCGATGCCCGACAAGCCGAAGAAGAGCGCGAACCTGAGCGGGCAGATCGGCTACCTGGTGTCCTTGGCCCAGGCGTCCGCGAAGAACAGCAACCCGGACATCAACATGGCCCAGGGCGGCTACCAGATCTACACGACCTTCGACAAGAAGAAGGTCCAGGAGATGGAGAGCGTGGTCCAGAAGGTCCGGGACAAGAACATCGACCCGAAGAAGCGCCCCGACGTGGACACCTTCGTCCAGTTCGGCGCCGCATCGGTGGATGTGAAGACCGGGGCCATCGTGGCCATCTACGGCGGTGACGACGCCACCAAGCACTTCACCAACAACGCCGACGAAACCGGCGCCCAGGTCGGCTCGACCTTCAAGCCGTTCGTCCTGGCGGCCGGGATGGAGTACGGAAAGCGCGACCCGAACAAGCCGGCCTCCCAAAGCGACTCGGCCCGCACCCCCGTCTCGCCGGACAGCATCTACAGCGGCAAGAACAAGCTGAAGATCAAGAACTACGACGGGAGCGTCTGGAAGGACCAGAACGGCAACGAGTGGCTTCAGACGAACGACGGCAATGAGTCCTACAACCCGCCGAGCTACGCCATCGACCTGCGCTACGCCATGCAGGAGTCGGTGAACACGCCCTATGTGCAGCTCGGTATGGACGTCGGCACCGACAAGGTGAAGCAGGCCGCCATGGCCGCTGGGCTGCGCGACAGCAAGACCAGCATGGCCTCCTCCAGCGTGCCGTCGTTCTCCATCGGCACGTCGTCGCCCAGCGCGATCCGGATGGCCGGCGCGTACGCCACGTTCGCCGCGAGCGGCACACAGCGCGACCCGTACTCCGTGACGTCCGTGAAGAAGGACGGCAAGGTCATCTTCCAGCACGAGGACCAGGCCAAGAGCGCCTTCCCCGCCGCCGTGGCCAACAACGTCACGGACGTGCTGAAGACCGTGGTCGACAAGGGCACCGGAACCAACGCCAAGCTCAGCGGGCGTCAGGTGGCGGGAAAGACCGGTACCACCGACGGCAACCGGTCGGCATGGTTCGTCGGCTACACCCCCCAGTACTCGACCGCGGTCGGCATGTACCGGCTCGACGACAACGAGACCAGCAAGAAGCGCGAGTTCTTGAAGATGTTCGGGACGGGCGGCCAGGAGAAGATCCATGGTGCGTCGTTCCCGTCGACCATCTGGCACGACTACATGGAGCAGGCGCTGGGCAACTCCCCCGCACTCTCCTTCCCGGCTCCCGAAAAGATCGGTGACAAGGTCTACGGCGGCGGCATGTCGCCCAGCCCCACCCCGGTTCCGACCCCCAGCACCGTGCCTTCGCCGTCTCCGTCCATCAAGCCGTCCCACACCCCCTCGGCCTCCCCGTCCCCGAGCCCCAGCGCCTCTTGCAGCAAGTGGGACTGGACGTGCAACGACACGGGTGGCACCAACCAGGGCCCGACGACGGGCGGTGCGGACGGCGGGCCGCTGCCCAGCCCGACGCCCACCCGATCCAAGCCCGGCGGGCCGGGCACTGGCGGAGGCGGTGGCGGACCGGGCGGCGGGCCCGGGGGCTGGTTCGGAGGAACCGGCGGATAG
- a CDS encoding helix-turn-helix transcriptional regulator, translated as MSRRSGILEFAVLGLLREAPMHGYELRKRLNTSLGIFRAFSYGTLYPCLKTLVANGWLIEEPGSAPEEALAASLAGRRAKIVYRLTAEGKEHFEELLSHTGPDTWEDEHFAARFAFFGQTEREVRMRVLEGRRSRLEERLEKMRASLARTRERLDDYTLELQRHGMESVEREVRWLNELIESERAGRDQRSGPATGSAQQDHTSGETGGLPRHRDSTRPDPSEDTAN; from the coding sequence ATGAGCAGGCGCTCCGGCATCCTCGAATTCGCCGTACTCGGGCTGCTCCGCGAGGCCCCGATGCACGGTTACGAGCTGCGCAAGCGGCTCAACACGTCGTTGGGGATCTTCCGGGCCTTCAGCTACGGGACCCTCTATCCCTGCCTCAAGACGCTGGTCGCCAACGGCTGGCTGATCGAGGAGCCGGGCAGCGCACCCGAGGAAGCGCTGGCCGCTTCACTCGCAGGGCGCCGCGCCAAGATCGTCTACCGGTTGACGGCGGAGGGGAAGGAGCACTTCGAGGAGCTGCTCTCCCACACCGGCCCCGACACCTGGGAGGACGAGCACTTCGCCGCCCGTTTCGCCTTCTTCGGCCAGACGGAGCGCGAGGTGCGGATGCGCGTGCTGGAAGGGCGTCGCAGCCGGCTGGAGGAGCGTCTGGAGAAGATGCGCGCCTCCCTGGCCCGTACGCGCGAGCGCCTGGACGACTACACGCTTGAGCTGCAGCGCCACGGCATGGAGTCCGTGGAGCGCGAAGTGCGCTGGCTGAACGAGCTCATCGAGAGCGAGCGAGCGGGGCGGGATCAGCGATCCGGTCCCGCCACCGGCTCCGCTCAGCAGGACCACACATCAGGAGAGACGGGCGGTCTGCCCCGGCACCGGGACAGCACCCGGCCGGATCCGTCCGAGGACACCGCCAACTGA